From the genome of Hemiscyllium ocellatum isolate sHemOce1 chromosome 11, sHemOce1.pat.X.cur, whole genome shotgun sequence:
GAAGCACTTTGGTCCAAATACACATCACTGTCTTTTTCAAACAACTCTACTGAGATGGATatttagagttaaaaatcacacattacCAGGTTATAGGACAACAGGTTTATcttgaagtactagctttcggagcgctgctcctttgttccgctccgaaagcttgcacttccaaataaacctgttggactataacctggtgttgagagatttttaactttgtccacccctgtccaaacCTGCACCTCCATGTCATGGCTGCTCTTCCCTGAAATCTAAGCCATCTCTACATTATGTTCAGTTCACTAAGTAAATATTTAAACTTTATGTAGAAGCAACTGACTCCAGAATGGTAGTAAAGTATCATTAATTTTCTTTTCTGTCTGAATGCAACCCTTTTAAAgtgcagaatttttttaaaaaacagcaatTTTCACTGTACAATTATTATCAAAAGAGAACAGTTGATAATTGTCACTTCTATTCAGGACAGTATCAAAATGCACTGCGTCTTATAGGTTATAAGCAAACAGGCAGAGGAACACCAGTGCATTCATAGCTCTCTTTACTGTTAATTCCCGAGTTGGAATTTCAAGGGATTGGCACTAGACAAAAAAGAATTAAATTATTCTATATGCTACAAATGGCGGTGTTTTGAACATGCACAGCAAAGCAAAAGGGTGGAAATCTATAAAATAAGAATACATTCTTAGTAATCAGTGGACTTGAAGTATAGACAGACTTTAACAACAACCTCACAATGTTACAGATGTGTTCAACAATTTGGCCAGATTAGTCCTGAGTTAAAGCAGTATTACCTACTAATGCCAACTTTCAAACAATTAGATCAATCTTAAACTTCAATCTGAGGCAAAGAACAATTTGGAATTCTGGGTAGTTAAAGTTCCCAGGGTTGCACCCAAGAATTATAACCTGAAAAAGGAGATTTAATGCTTGCAGCTGCTTCCATGATTATTCATAGTGCTATGTTCTTGTGCAAGGGTGACATTTATTTTAATCTTCCTGTCTCAATTCCTACTGTTGGTTCACATGCAGAAGCAAGCTAGTTAGATGCAAGGAGAAACAAACTACACTTGAAGGCAAGTCAGCTTTGACTATTATTCCTTAAAGCCATTAGTTTATTTGTGAAAATTAGGCTGATATTTCTTTCAATATAAGATTCAAAAGTATTTGTTACCTTTAGGTCATGCATTTGTTTGAAGTTAACTTGGCACCCAGCTACGAGAGGATGACTGAGAAGTGCTAGGATAGGACGGATTAGTGGCAATAGGCTCCAGGTTGAAatcaagcccttcatcatccatgAGGTCATTGTCAATGATATAATCCACATCACAGTCAAGACTTTCCATGAACATATCCAAATCCAAATCCCGTGGAAAATTCTCAGAATTCATATTCATCCCTACTGAAGAATTACTGCTGCTGTTTGAGTTACGGGTAGATGGTAGGCCAAGTTGCAGGGTCTGGTTTACTGGTGTCTGGAGCTGGGCCTTCAAAGTAGGCATTTGGCTGGCATCGGGTGGAGGTCCCATCATGCTCAGTGCGTGAGGTAAAGCATTAGCATCAACAGATGTGACTGATGGACCTGCAGATTTTCCTCGTTGGCTAGCCTGATTAACCTTCAACTCTGTTGATGGACTGCTGAGTGATTCGACATTAAACAACATCAGATTTTCATTGTTTAGTCGACCACCCGTCTGTGGCATGACAGGGTCAACTTGGCTCATCATCACATCAGTATGAGTGGGTGAATCTGAAGTCAAGAGTGCTTCAAGTGTTGCAGGTACACTAAAGTGGCTCTGTACTGATGTCAGGTCAGATGGATCAAAGAAAGAGTTCCCATAGGTAGAAGCTTGTGATCCAGTGGCTGAGTTTTGTTGCCTAAATGTATAAGTTGAACTTTGTTGTATCAAGCCAGTGGATAATGACTGCTGAGTTGGCAACAGTGTAGATGATGGGGACATGAGATTCAAACTGTCAATGAGTTCAAGCTCTTCAATTATATTTTCAGTTAGGGTTGAAGGTAACTTGCTCGTGGTGCCAGGGTAAGCCAATTCAGAATGGAGCTCATCTTCCAGATCCTCTTGTTCTGGCATTATGGGGGACAGACGCCCAGTACTTAGTGTACTTGCATTCGAGCTTGTTCTTGGCCTAAAACTAGTCCAAGCCTCAGAATCGTCATTGTTACGAGAAGAGGGACTTCCAGGCCATTTGGAAACTTGTGAACCAGGaccatcaccactaccctcttGGGTTGCTTGGAGGGCAGCCTTTTTCCGAGCTGCTCTTCCTTTACTCTTCACAAGTTTACTGCTATTATCCATTGATGCTGCTCTTCTTCTTGGTGACTTCCCACTTTTCCCACCTTCGGGATTAAGTATCCACCAAGAACTTTTTCCTGTAGCTTCATTGTGGACACGGATGAATTTACTGTGCAGAGAAAGATTGTGTCGAATGGAATTctgaaagaaatgtttggaaagCAATTAAAAATCTCTTGGGGCACTGTTTTAAATGAAACCATTTCAATCCTTGAAAGTTAACAGTGAAACATTAACCAAGTTTTATAGTTGAGACAACAATTGAACTGTTGTGCGCTTTTCGTACCCTTGTTTTAACTCAGATTTCAAACTATTAGTTTTCATTCGACTATGAAATCATGCTTTATAaaacaatcactttaaaattatataCAAATCATCCAGAATTGACTTAGATTCCCAGTATATTATTTCAACCAGCAGCATATCTTGTGGTACTGGGACCTCACGTGAAAACATTGTCAGCTATGAAGCTCAATTTTAATTTTGCAGATAAAATGACTGAAAGCTAAAATTAGACTTAGAAACTAGATAATGGAGAAGTTACGCAGATCATATTTTTGATTATTACATTCGTCATGGATTACTTTCACACTTTAAAACAATTGATACATCTTCAGTCATATGTTGTCTTGACTGGCTTAACTCTTATTAATTGGATTTCCAGTTTGTTTACAGTCCAACCTTATTACACTTCACTGGGGAGAAAAGTTCTCCACTATATCACAACAAATAGACAAAATCAACTAGAAAGATTTAAGACACAATTCTGGTTCCACTTGACAGCTGCACGCGTGGGAGTTGGGGACTGGCCAACAGTCCGCagctgagagaggaagagagagcaaGTCAATGGAGGAGGATGTTTGATTAAAAAGCAACAGCAACACAATCCTTAGTCAACATAATTTCAGGAATGATGTAACTATCTTTTTATTTCATTGTGACACTCAAAGAGTCAGCATTTCAGATCACTCAATTACACCAGAAAAACTGTGTCTGCAAATGTAAATGGAGAATTGTACTTCACAACTTGATCCAGGAATGTGACAAATATTCAAACTTCACAAAGTAACAGAAGAGGGATTGAATTTGGAACTTTCATCAATTCGGGTCTGACGAtctactccaggaaaaacagcatTAGCTGTCCAACTTACAACACCACACCATTATCAAAGTATGGTTTGTAATCAGTGGCATAGGcaatacacacaaaaaaaaacaaatcaaccaCGGTTAACATTATGACACCCATAGAAGCTGTAATTTTTCATAAAATTCTTagttatgttttttttttaaattgaatagcAGATAGAATCTACATCCATCATTATACCATGAGGGAAAACTACTGGCTCTCCTAAAGACCAAGTAGGACAAACAGCAAATATCTGCagcatcagaaattgctggacaaactcaggagGTCAGTTATGCCACATTTTaatgagaaaaatgttgaagcTTTCTTTagatcatttgaaaaattggctaggcagatgtaTTCatccgaggatttatgggtaatgctcgttcagactaaactggcaggcagagctagtgaggtatttccTGAACTACCCAGTGAGGCGTCAAGAGATTATGAataggttaaacaggctattatAAGcacttatgaattggtaccaagCAGCATacagacagcggttcagaaacacaaagaaggaaccaggtcagacttacgttGAGTTCAAAACAATTAAATAGTCATTTTGGTAGATGGAtgcgtgctttgaaaatagataaaatCTTTTAGGCTCTAAGACAGAATATACTGCTGGAGGGCTTTAAAATCTCACTTCCAGATATGGCAAGAATTCACAAGGAGCATCAGAAAGTACAGGAAGtgaaaagggcagcagaattagcagatgaatacatgttgatGCATAAGACATTTTTCctgccagaatttcatcctgtgagggatacaagttagaaggggagatcctacacttcGAAACAAAAAAgcagagaacactggtaagaatttatcacaggataaaaaagaagctcAAGACAGTGGGAAAAGGTGAAGAAAGCCCTCAGTGGTAAagcccactgtggtaaagtgggacatgtaaagacaaagtgctggtcattaaagaaaggcactgtgggaaaagatgtggtaaaaggtGCTAAGCCACTGGCATTAGCAAAGGTAGTAGAGGAGACCCCAAGAGGAGGCAAGGAGCTGCAAGAGAGTACACAGCCTAGGCAGAGGCTGGGTATGAGTTAGTACATAAtttctacaaagaatttgcctctttGGGGCAAGTTTATTCAGAAAGAACAAGGGGAGAAGGATAAGTAGTCATAATTTTGAGATTTACAGGATCTAACTAGTCTCCAATAGTAAAAAATGagcaaatatgcactctttctgatctgttacctgagtGTGAGATAATTTgtaggatagatggacagaaatttagcattcccctatgtaaggTGAGGTTGGAATGCCAACTTAAAAATGGGCAAAGTTACAGTGGGGGTGATtgacagtgtcagttccaggaattcagtttaatcttgggaatgatttggcaggatccaaggtgggagtgacaccccttgttgtggaaaaGTCCAAAGATGACCAAGGAACTGAGGAATTAACatagaaatatcctggtattttcacTGTTTagcaacaagatcccactgtcataagtcacagcatgaagcaaaaagtaaggagaaagatgaaggagtggaggttcagttagcggataccctgtttgatgttATGGTGCAGAAAAAACCTTAACAGGCagaggtcagacagaagtgtttagccCTGAAAGgataagagacttgcaacagcaagacaagacaataaaagaaatatatgtggatgtgtattCTGAAAAGGAGGGTTCCAGAGGGTTATCATCTGAAATTTGGAATCCAAAAGCAGAAACGGAGACCATGCAGAGAagaaatgggccaaaatgcaTCAGATTGCATTactggtagcatacagacaggtggTGGTACGGGTGGCACATGAaatacctgtaggaggtcacctcgGAGTA
Proteins encoded in this window:
- the foxo4 gene encoding forkhead box protein O1, which codes for MAEETSPAEIDPDFEPQSRPRSCTWPLPRPDLTTVKQEDSASGTPTEEEKQDVSDPSAVKSETETGLNAEVCTQVGAANAQRKSSSRRNAWGHQSYADLITKAIESSPEKRLTLSQIYDWMVKSVPYFKDKGDSNSSAGWKNSIRHNLSLHSKFIRVHNEATGKSSWWILNPEGGKSGKSPRRRAASMDNSSKLVKSKGRAARKKAALQATQEGSGDGPGSQVSKWPGSPSSRNNDDSEAWTSFRPRTSSNASTLSTGRLSPIMPEQEDLEDELHSELAYPGTTSKLPSTLTENIIEELELIDSLNLMSPSSTLLPTQQSLSTGLIQQSSTYTFRQQNSATGSQASTYGNSFFDPSDLTSVQSHFSVPATLEALLTSDSPTHTDVMMSQVDPVMPQTGGRLNNENLMLFNVESLSSPSTELKVNQASQRGKSAGPSVTSVDANALPHALSMMGPPPDASQMPTLKAQLQTPVNQTLQLGLPSTRNSNSSSNSSVGMNMNSENFPRDLDLDMFMESLDCDVDYIIDNDLMDDEGLDFNLEPIATNPSYPSTSQSSSRSWVPS